The Anolis carolinensis isolate JA03-04 chromosome 1, rAnoCar3.1.pri, whole genome shotgun sequence genome window below encodes:
- the c1h11orf91 gene encoding uncharacterized protein C11orf91 homolog yields the protein MSHQQQPPPTPRPPPPLYFPSLYDRTAQNTTLADCSLWRKLFVPLRGGEGGPTGPQRPPPGLGILPPANDRCCPPAWPAGLAPIPYEPLRFFCPAAESTPQYGTAVHQQQQPDGEICELGIRLKELELLALTGDGSDPQQYKLLKALKDEKTDDVITGLTLKKKSPPS from the exons ATGAGTCATCAGCAACAGCCCCCTCCAACCCCTCGGCCACCACCCCCTCTCTACTTTCCTTCCCTCTATGACCGAACAGCACAAAACACCACCCTAGCTGACTGCAGCCTCTGGCGGAAGCTTTTTGTGCCACTGCGAGGGGGTGAAGGAGGACCAACTGGGCCCCAGAGACCTCCACCTGGGCTTGGGATTCTCCCGCCAGCCAATGACCGCTGCTGCCCACCTGCTTGGCCGGCAGGCCTGGCCCCCATCCCATATGAGCCATTGCGATTCTTCTGTCCTGCTGCTGAGAGCACCCCTCAGTATGGGACTGCGGTACATCAGCAGCAACAGCCAGATGGGGAGATCTGTGAGCTTGGCATTCGTCTGAAGGAGCTAGAATTGCTGGCACTCACTGGAGATGGCTCAGATCCACAGCAGT ATAAGCTTCTGAAGGCTCTGAAGGATGAGAAGACAGACGATGTAATAACAGGATTGACACTGAAGAAAAAATCACCTCCATCATGA